The Bifidobacteriaceae bacterium DNA window TCGGCGGTGCGGTGGAACAGCCAGGCCCAGATCGGGTTGGTGATCAGGGCCAGGGTGGCCCCCAGGGCGCCCCCGGCCACCCACTCCATGGCCACTGGCACGGTACCCACTTTAGGCGCGGGGAGGTTGCTCAGCCAAACCGGCCGTCAATGTAATCCCTGGTGGCGGTCACCTTCGGGGCGGAGAAGATTTCGGCCGTGGGACCGGATTCGACCAGGCGGCCCGGCTGTCCGGCGCTGGCCAGCGAGAAGAACGCCGTCACGTCGGAGATCCGGTTGGCTTGGGCCATGTTGTGCGTCACCACCACCACCGTGTAGTCGCGGGCCAAGTCCCGCATCAACTCCTCGATCGCCAGGGTGGAGATCGGGTCCAGGGCGGAGCACGGTTCGTCCATCAGCACCACGTCCGGTTGGACGGCGATCGCGCGGGCTATGCAAAGCCGCTGCTGCTGCCCGCCGGACAGCGAGTCGCCGGACTTCTTCAGCCTGTCCTTGACCTCGTCCCACAGGTGCGCCCTGGTCAAGCACCGCTCCACCAGCTCGTCGGCGGCCTCTCCCCTGGGGCGGGCGCCCCGGATGATCAGCCCGGCTAGAACGTTGTCCTTGATCGACATGGCTGGGAACGGGTTCGGCTTCTGGAAGACCATGCCGACCTTGGAGCGGACCGAGACCGGGTCGATCCCCTTGCTGTAGAGGTCCACTCCGTCCAGTTTGACGGAGCCGACCGCCCGCGCTCCGGGGATGACCTCGTGCATGCGGTTGATCGCCCGCAGCAAGGTCGACTTGCCGCAGCCCGACGGGCCAATGAAGGCGGTCACAGCGCGTCCCGGTATTTCCAAGGACACGTCGGCCACGGCCAAATGCGACCCGTAATAGCAAGAGACAGTGTCGATCGACATTGAGCCGACCGCCTTCGGCAGGGGCGGCGCGGGCACGGCTGTGGCCGCCGGTCCCGTGCCCGCCCCTGCCACGGCCGGCCCCGGGGCGGCGGGGCGGACCGTTATCTGGCCTGCGCTCTGGCCTGCTTTGATCGAATTGGGGACCGTGGCGGTCATCGATTTCTCCTCAGTTTGGCGATTTGCGGGGGTAAGGCGCGGGCGGCGAGTTGCAGCGCCACCACCACGGCCATCAACACCAGGGCGCCCGCCCAGGCGCGCTGGTCGTAGGCGGCCGTGTCCAGGCCCTTGGAAGACCATTGCGTGTAGATGAAGACCGGCAGGGTGGCCATGCGCCCCTCCGCCAGGTTGTAGTTCATGGCGTCCGTGAAGCCCGCCACCAGCAGCAGCGGCGCCGTTTCGCCGATGATTCGGGCCACCCCGAGCACCGCCCCGGCCGTCAGGCCGGGCAAGGCTGTCGGCAGGACGATCTTGCGGATCACCCGCCAGCGCGGCGACCCGAGCGCCAGCCCCGCCTCCCGCAAGTCGCCGGGCACCAACCGGAGCACCTCCTCCGAAGCGCGCACCACCACCGGGATCATGATCATGGCCAAGGCGACCGCGCCGGCCAGGCCGGAGCGCGTGCCCGGTCCGAGGAGCAGGGAAAACAAGGCGTAGGCGGCCAGACCCGCCACAATGGACGGGATGGACACCATAATGTCCACGGCTCGGCGCGTGAGCGACGCCAACCGGGTTTGGTCGCCGTATTCGGTGAGGTAGATGGCCGCGCTCACGCCCAACGGGATCGCGATCGCGGCGGTCGCGGCCGTGATCAGGAGCGTGCCGGTGAGGGCGTGCAGCAAACCGCCGCCCTGTCCCACCACGCCGCGCATCGAGTTGCTGAACAAAGCCAAGTCGAGACGCTCGCTGCCCCGTTGGATCGCCGCCCAGATGACCAGCGTCAGGGGCACGGCCGTGAGCACGGCCGCGCCCACCACCGCGCCGGTGGCCAGCGCGTTCTTGCTCCGGCGGCGCCAAGTCGGGCGGGAGGCGCGAAGTGTCGTGGCGGCATCGGCGGACGTTTCTCGCCGGGTCAACGTCAACGTCACTTGGCCACCCCCTTCTTGGCGAAGCGGCGGCCGACAATCGAGACCACCAACGAGATGGCGAACAGCACTAGCCCAAGCCCAATCAGGGCGCTGACCTTGGAGCCGGTCGACTCCGGGAAGGCCGACGCGATGAACGCGGCGATGGTGGGCGGATTCTCCGAGGAGATCAGGTTGACCGAGATCAGACCGGGTGTGGCGCTGAGGACCATGGCGACCGCCATCGTCTCGCCGAGCGCCCGGCCCAATCCCAGCATGCCCCCGGCCACGATCCCCGAGCGGGCGACGGGCAGCACGGCCGTGCGGACCATCTCCCAACGGGTCGCACCCAGGGCGTAGGCGGCCTCGATCAGGGGGGGCGGGGTGAGGGCGAAGCTTTCGCGGCACATCGCCGCCATGATCGGCAGAATCATCACCGCTACCACCAGACCGGCCGTCAGGACCGTCCGTCCGGTCACCGACGGGTCGCCGGAGAAGAAGGGCAACCAGCCCAGATGGCCGTGCAGCCACTCATAGAGCGGGACCATGGCCGGGGCTAGAACCATCAACCCCCACAGGCCGAAAACCACCGAGGGTACGGCCGCGAGCAAGTCCAGGACCGCGCCCAAGAACCGCCCAAAGCGGGGAGACGGGGCGTAGATCGTCGAGGCCAGGGCCACTCCGATCGCGGGCAGCGCGGCGAAGGCCAAGGCGATCACCGCGACCCAGGCCGATCCGAACGCCAAGGGCGCGGCCAGGGAGAAGAAGTCAGTCGCATGGGCGGGCAGGTCGCCCGCGCCCGCGAAGAAAGCCGGCCCGCCCTTGATCACCAGGAAGGTCAGGACTCCGGCCAACACGAGCGCGACAGCGATGGCCGCCCCCCTCATCGCGCCCCGGAAACCGCGTTCCCCGGACGCGCCCACGCCGGCCGGGATCCCCCCGTGGACCCGGCCGGCGGCTGGGGCTAGCTCAAGAGCCGATGCGTTCAACCGCCGCGCTCACTTTCGCGCTGAGGCCCTCCTCGGAGGTCAGCGGCGCCGAACCGGCGTTCGCGGCGGCGGCCTGCTGGCCCGCGTCCGAGGTGACGTACTTGAAGTAGGCGGACACCAGCTTGGCGGTGTTGGCGTCTTGGTACTTTTCACACGCGACCAGGTAGCTGACCAGGATCAGCGGGTAGGCGCCCGCCGCCTCGGTGGTGCGGTTCAATTCGTAGACCACGTCGCCTTCGCCCCGGCCGGTCTCCAGGCTTGACTCGGAGACGGCTTTGGCGGCCCCCTCCGGCGAGGCTTTGACCCACTGGTCCGCCACCTTGATGGACGCCCAGCTCAGCGCCTTGGCCTGGCCCGCGTCCACGTAGCCGATGGTGCCGTTGCCGGCGGTCAGCGCTCCGACCATGCCCTGGGTTTTCTCCGCGCCTTCGCCGCCGGCCTCAGGCCACTCCTCGGTCTCCCCGGCGGTCCACGCCTCCGGCGCGGTCGCGGCCAGGTAGTCGGTGAAGTTCCCGGTGGTCCCCGACTTGTCGGACCGGTGGACCGGGCTGATCTTGAGATCCGGCAACTGGGCGTCGGGGTTGTCCTTGGCGATGGCCGGGTCGTTCCAGTTGGCGATCTTCCCGGTGAAGATGTCCGCTATCACGTTTGGCGCCAGGTTGAGGGAGTCGACTCCCTCCAAGTTGAAGGCCACCACAATCGGCGAGATGTAGACCGGCACCTCGACCAAGGCCGAATCGGCGGCGCAGGAGGCATGTCCGCCCTGGGCCTCATCCGCTTTGAACGGGGCGTCCGTGCCGACAAAGCCCAGGCCGCCAGCCGTGAACTGCTCGCGGCCGGGGCCGGAGCCCGCTGGCTCGTAATTCACGGTGACGCCGTTCTGGAGACCGACAAAGCCGGCCCGCCACGCTTCTTGGGCGGCGCTCTGGGAGGAGGCCCCCGCGCCGTTCAGCTCGCCCGTGAGTTGTTCTTGGGCGGGACCGGACGAGTTGCCGGCGGCCCCGCCGCCCGGCTGGTCTTCATTCGCGGCGCATCCAGCCAACGCGGCCAAGATCACGCCTGCGGCGGTGGCCGTGGCGGCCACCTTCTTCGCATTGCCTAGCTTCATTAGGCCCTCTTTCGTTTCTGCTCTGGTCATTTCAGAAACGACGCTAGGGGGCCAGCCCTAACTGACGGGGCGATTCAGGTAAACGCAGGGTGAACGCAAGGAGAACACTTGGCTGCGCCCGGCCTCGGAGCCCGGCCTCAGCCTGCTCCAACGACCCGGTGTCGCGAGTGAACCGGACTATCGAGCGCGCCTTCGGCCCCACGCTGCAAGAAGCCTTGCGGCACCGACCTCATATTGCAAGCAAACCCCGGTTTGGCTTGCATCTTCGGCCCCACGCTGCAAGAGAACTTGCAGCGTCAGCCTCATATTGCAAGCAAACCGGGGTTTGCCTTGCACTTTCCGGGGCGCTGGCGCCCCGACGCCCGGATCAGGCCTCGTCGTCCTTCGGATCCCGTGCCAACTCGGCCTTGATGGCGTCTTCTTCGGCCTGCTCCTGAAGGAGTTCGGCCGAGTCCGCCATGTCTCCCACCTCGGGCGACTCGTTCGCCTCGGCCAAAGGCTCGGCCGATTCGACCGCCCCTTCGGGGTCCGGCTCCACGCCCTCCAGAGGGTCGGCCGCATCGGCCGCGTCAGCGTTCGACACGTCGGCTGCCTCGGCCACCTCGGCGTCGGAACCCTCGGGCGCGTCCTGGTCGACGGCATCGGCGGCCGTGTCGTCGCCTGCCGCCTCGCGGGCCGCGGCGGCCTTCTTCTTCTTGGCCTTCGGCTGGACCGGGTCCATGACCAACTCGATCACGGCCATCGGCGCGCTGTCGCCCTTGCGGGGGTTCAGCTTGACAATGCGGGTGTAACCGCCCGGGCGGTCGGCCATCGCCGGGCCGATCTCCGTGAACAGGAAATGGACCACGGACTTGTCGCGGATGGTCCGCATGACGCGGCGCCGCGCGGCCAAATCCCCGCGCTTGGCGAAGGTGATCAGCCGCTCGGCCTGCGGCCGCAGCCGCCTGGCCTTGGCCAGCGTTGTCGTGATCGAATGGTGTTCAAAGAGCTGCGTGGCCAGATTGGCCAGAATCAGCCGCTCGTGCGCCGGACCGCCGCCCAGCCGGGCTCCCTTGGTCGGAGTAGGCATCTCAAATCTCCTAAAGAATGGTCAGAAACTGGCGTCGTCCTCGCTGAACTCGGGCGTGGTGCCCAGTCCAATCGAGTCGAACTCGAGCGGCGAATCCTTCAGCGACAACCCCAGCGAGGTCAGCTTCTCCTTGACCTCGTTGATCGACTTGGCGCCGAAATTGCGGATGTCCAACAAGTCTTCCTCCGAGCGCGCCACCAGTTCACCGACGGTGTGGATCCCCTCGCGCTTGAGGCAGTTGTAGGACCGGATGGTCAGGTCGAGGTCTTCGACCGGGAGGGCTAGATCGGCGGCCAGGGCCGCGTCGGTCGGGCTGGGCCCGATCTCCACGCCTTCGGCCTCCGGGTTGAGCTCGCGGGCAAGCCCGAACAATTCGGTCAGGGTCTTGCCGGCCGAGGCCATGGCGCTGCGCGGCGTGATGGCCTTCTTGGTCTCAACGTCAATGATCAAGCGGTCGAAGTCCGTGTGCTGCTCCACGCGGGTGGCCTCGACCTTGTAGCCCACCTTTAGGACGGGCGAATAGATCGAGTCGATCGGGATGCGCCCGATCTCCGCGTCGATCGACTTGTTCTGCACGGCCGAGACATAGCCCCGCCCGCGCTCAACCGTCAGTTCGATCTCCAGCTTGCCCTTGGCGTTCAGCGTGGCGATGTGCAGGTCCAGGTTGTGGACCTCCACGCCGGCCGGCGGGGTGATGTCAGCGGCGGTCACCTCGCCCGGACCCTGTTTGCGCAGGTACATCACCACGGGGCTGTCATGCTCCGAGGAGACCACCAGGTTCTTCAGGGACAGGATGATCTCGGTGACATCCTCTTTCACGCCCGGCACCGTGGAAAACTCGTGGAGCACGCCGTCAATCCGGATCGACGTCACCGCCGAACCGGGGATCGAGGACAGCAAAGTCCGCCTCAGCGAGTTTCCCAGGGTGTAGCCGAAACCCGGCTCCAGGGGCTCAATGACAAAACGCGACCGGAACTGGGAAACCGGCTCTTCGGTCAGAGTGGGTCGTTGTGCGATTAGCACTGCTTGTTCTTCCTTGTCTCGGGGCCCCCGCTATTTGAGGTCCCGCTTCGTGGTGAGAGCCGCGCGGCCTCGGTCCGCCGCGCGGTCTTGGCACGGCATCGTCCAAAATCTTTGCCCGATGCCGTCCGGTTGGGTCCTAAACCCGGCGCCGCTTGGGGGGCCGGGCGCCGTTGTGGGCCTGCGGGGTCACGTCCGTGATCGACCCGACTTCCAGGCCCGC harbors:
- the pstB gene encoding phosphate ABC transporter ATP-binding protein PstB, whose protein sequence is MSIDTVSCYYGSHLAVADVSLEIPGRAVTAFIGPSGCGKSTLLRAINRMHEVIPGARAVGSVKLDGVDLYSKGIDPVSVRSKVGMVFQKPNPFPAMSIKDNVLAGLIIRGARPRGEAADELVERCLTRAHLWDEVKDRLKKSGDSLSGGQQQRLCIARAIAVQPDVVLMDEPCSALDPISTLAIEELMRDLARDYTVVVVTHNMAQANRISDVTAFFSLASAGQPGRLVESGPTAEIFSAPKVTATRDYIDGRFG
- the pstA gene encoding phosphate ABC transporter permease PstA, whose translation is MTLTLTRRETSADAATTLRASRPTWRRRSKNALATGAVVGAAVLTAVPLTLVIWAAIQRGSERLDLALFSNSMRGVVGQGGGLLHALTGTLLITAATAAIAIPLGVSAAIYLTEYGDQTRLASLTRRAVDIMVSIPSIVAGLAAYALFSLLLGPGTRSGLAGAVALAMIMIPVVVRASEEVLRLVPGDLREAGLALGSPRWRVIRKIVLPTALPGLTAGAVLGVARIIGETAPLLLVAGFTDAMNYNLAEGRMATLPVFIYTQWSSKGLDTAAYDQRAWAGALVLMAVVVALQLAARALPPQIAKLRRNR
- the pstC gene encoding phosphate ABC transporter permease subunit PstC, which codes for MNASALELAPAAGRVHGGIPAGVGASGERGFRGAMRGAAIAVALVLAGVLTFLVIKGGPAFFAGAGDLPAHATDFFSLAAPLAFGSAWVAVIALAFAALPAIGVALASTIYAPSPRFGRFLGAVLDLLAAVPSVVFGLWGLMVLAPAMVPLYEWLHGHLGWLPFFSGDPSVTGRTVLTAGLVVAVMILPIMAAMCRESFALTPPPLIEAAYALGATRWEMVRTAVLPVARSGIVAGGMLGLGRALGETMAVAMVLSATPGLISVNLISSENPPTIAAFIASAFPESTGSKVSALIGLGLVLFAISLVVSIVGRRFAKKGVAK
- a CDS encoding phosphate ABC transporter substrate-binding protein PstS, with translation MKLGNAKKVAATATAAGVILAALAGCAANEDQPGGGAAGNSSGPAQEQLTGELNGAGASSQSAAQEAWRAGFVGLQNGVTVNYEPAGSGPGREQFTAGGLGFVGTDAPFKADEAQGGHASCAADSALVEVPVYISPIVVAFNLEGVDSLNLAPNVIADIFTGKIANWNDPAIAKDNPDAQLPDLKISPVHRSDKSGTTGNFTDYLAATAPEAWTAGETEEWPEAGGEGAEKTQGMVGALTAGNGTIGYVDAGQAKALSWASIKVADQWVKASPEGAAKAVSESSLETGRGEGDVVYELNRTTEAAGAYPLILVSYLVACEKYQDANTAKLVSAYFKYVTSDAGQQAAAANAGSAPLTSEEGLSAKVSAAVERIGS
- the rplQ gene encoding 50S ribosomal protein L17, coding for MPTPTKGARLGGGPAHERLILANLATQLFEHHSITTTLAKARRLRPQAERLITFAKRGDLAARRRVMRTIRDKSVVHFLFTEIGPAMADRPGGYTRIVKLNPRKGDSAPMAVIELVMDPVQPKAKKKKAAAAREAAGDDTAADAVDQDAPEGSDAEVAEAADVSNADAADAADPLEGVEPDPEGAVESAEPLAEANESPEVGDMADSAELLQEQAEEDAIKAELARDPKDDEA
- a CDS encoding DNA-directed RNA polymerase subunit alpha, coding for MLIAQRPTLTEEPVSQFRSRFVIEPLEPGFGYTLGNSLRRTLLSSIPGSAVTSIRIDGVLHEFSTVPGVKEDVTEIILSLKNLVVSSEHDSPVVMYLRKQGPGEVTAADITPPAGVEVHNLDLHIATLNAKGKLEIELTVERGRGYVSAVQNKSIDAEIGRIPIDSIYSPVLKVGYKVEATRVEQHTDFDRLIIDVETKKAITPRSAMASAGKTLTELFGLARELNPEAEGVEIGPSPTDAALAADLALPVEDLDLTIRSYNCLKREGIHTVGELVARSEEDLLDIRNFGAKSINEVKEKLTSLGLSLKDSPLEFDSIGLGTTPEFSEDDASF